A window of Prolixibacter sp. SD074 contains these coding sequences:
- a CDS encoding TonB-dependent receptor yields the protein MKKVFMLTFLVLLATMGFAQERNVQGTVTSAEDGSPVPGVSISVKGTTTGTITDVNGNYFIKVGDNATLVFSFIGLKTQEVPVQGQSEINVSMQNETLDVDEVVVVGYGTQKKSVVTGAIAKVNSSDINKTANLRTEQALQGRTAGVIITSNSGQPGAGLDVKVRGTSSINSGTQPLYVVDGVPVDGGIDYLNPGDIESIEVLKDAASAAIYGSRGANGVVLITTKNGKAGKMRVSYDGYYGVQNPWKKLSLLDATQYAVIMNEASVNGGGQPIFSDPYSYGKGTDWQDEVFNYDAPIQNHQVTISGGNDRSKYLTSISYFKQVGIVAKGHSNYERLTLRFNADHNVSKIFKFGHNFGYSRTKSEGVQENTEWGSPLGRALNMDPITPVVVTDSTAASALLANYPNAVTNTNGQPYGISPYVTSEIVNPVAALAIQHNKGYSDKFVGNLYAELTILKNIKLRSTFGADIAFWGDDSSSPVHYLNATNYQDYNSMHRASSKSLNFNWENTITYHNLWNDTHDFTFLLGNTIYKAEGNTMGGSKQGMPFYDPTMNYFDYAQNETSENLYGYAWHSSLLSYFGRLNYSYKDKYLFTGTVRMDGSSKFGPNNRYAVFPSFSAGWVLSQEDFMANSSVVNFLKIRASWGQNGNQQIDDYAYTSLIGSGSRYTFGVDQTLTPGASPTKISNPDLKWETVEQTDIGLDIGLLKNKFRFALDYYHKLTRDMLVTAPIPALVGNAAPLTNLGDMLNTGFDGEFSYKAKIGQVSLDTRLTVSYLKNEVQKIGNQSGYITGQVWGPEGMQITRIEEGKPMNYFYGYKTNGILQNQAEADAYNSKYGQSAVPGDVRFVDANNDGTISDLDRTMIGDPTPSWTYGLNIGASYRRWDFNLFLQGVTGNDIYDASHRYDLANANYTTDALNRWTGEGTSNTHARVTLNDTNRNYRSSDVYVHNGDYLRIKNLQIGYSLPTGATNWLHISRLRIYGSAQNLYTITGYKGFDPEINGGIDRGIYPQPRTYMMGVNLTF from the coding sequence ATGAAAAAAGTCTTTATGTTAACGTTTCTGGTCCTTTTGGCAACAATGGGATTTGCGCAGGAACGAAATGTACAGGGAACGGTGACCAGCGCTGAAGATGGTTCGCCGGTTCCGGGCGTTAGTATTTCGGTAAAAGGTACCACAACAGGAACCATCACCGATGTTAACGGTAACTATTTTATTAAGGTGGGCGACAACGCCACCCTTGTGTTTTCGTTTATCGGATTGAAAACACAGGAAGTTCCTGTTCAGGGACAATCGGAAATCAACGTCAGCATGCAAAATGAAACGTTGGACGTCGATGAAGTAGTGGTTGTTGGATATGGTACACAAAAGAAAAGTGTTGTAACCGGTGCCATTGCCAAGGTAAACTCTTCTGATATTAATAAAACAGCTAATCTTCGGACCGAACAAGCCCTTCAAGGACGTACCGCCGGTGTTATTATTACCAGCAACTCTGGTCAACCCGGTGCCGGGCTGGACGTGAAAGTCCGCGGTACTTCATCCATTAACTCAGGTACACAGCCTTTGTATGTTGTCGACGGTGTTCCGGTTGACGGGGGAATTGATTACCTGAACCCCGGTGATATTGAATCCATCGAGGTGCTGAAAGATGCCGCTTCTGCTGCTATTTACGGTTCGCGCGGTGCGAATGGTGTTGTACTGATTACGACCAAAAATGGTAAAGCCGGCAAAATGAGGGTTTCATACGATGGTTATTATGGTGTGCAGAATCCCTGGAAGAAATTGTCGCTTCTGGATGCAACCCAGTACGCGGTGATTATGAACGAAGCCTCTGTGAATGGTGGCGGCCAGCCGATTTTTTCGGATCCATATTCTTATGGAAAAGGTACTGACTGGCAGGATGAGGTGTTTAACTACGATGCCCCTATCCAAAATCATCAGGTGACTATATCGGGTGGAAACGACAGGTCGAAATACCTGACTTCCATTTCTTACTTTAAACAAGTGGGTATTGTTGCCAAGGGACATTCTAATTACGAGCGTTTGACTCTTCGTTTTAATGCTGACCACAATGTTTCCAAAATCTTCAAATTTGGTCACAACTTTGGTTATTCCCGCACGAAAAGCGAAGGAGTACAAGAGAATACTGAGTGGGGATCCCCGCTGGGCCGCGCACTCAACATGGATCCGATTACCCCGGTCGTGGTAACCGATTCAACGGCTGCTTCTGCATTGCTGGCGAACTATCCCAATGCAGTGACCAACACCAACGGACAACCTTACGGAATTTCTCCCTATGTGACTTCCGAGATTGTGAACCCGGTAGCTGCACTTGCTATTCAGCATAATAAAGGCTACTCCGATAAATTCGTAGGAAACCTGTACGCTGAATTGACGATTCTGAAGAATATCAAGTTGCGGTCGACCTTCGGTGCTGATATTGCTTTCTGGGGTGACGATAGTTCATCTCCGGTTCACTATTTGAACGCTACCAATTATCAGGATTACAACAGTATGCACCGCGCTTCCAGCAAGTCATTGAACTTCAACTGGGAAAACACAATTACTTATCATAATCTGTGGAATGATACGCATGATTTTACTTTTCTGTTAGGTAATACCATTTATAAAGCTGAAGGGAATACCATGGGCGGTTCAAAACAGGGAATGCCCTTCTACGATCCCACGATGAATTATTTTGACTATGCACAGAACGAAACCAGTGAAAATCTGTACGGCTATGCATGGCACTCATCGTTGCTGTCGTACTTTGGCCGTTTGAACTACAGCTACAAAGACAAGTACCTGTTTACCGGCACGGTTCGTATGGACGGTTCATCGAAGTTCGGGCCGAACAACCGTTATGCAGTATTTCCCTCATTCTCTGCCGGATGGGTGCTTTCGCAGGAAGATTTCATGGCTAACAGCAGCGTCGTTAATTTCCTGAAGATTCGTGCCAGCTGGGGACAAAACGGGAACCAGCAAATCGACGATTATGCTTATACATCGCTGATTGGTAGCGGAAGCCGTTATACTTTTGGTGTTGATCAAACACTGACTCCCGGTGCAAGTCCCACGAAAATTTCGAATCCCGACCTGAAATGGGAAACAGTTGAGCAGACTGACATCGGTTTGGATATCGGCTTGCTGAAAAATAAATTCCGTTTTGCACTCGACTATTATCATAAATTAACCCGTGATATGTTGGTGACTGCACCGATCCCTGCACTGGTCGGTAATGCGGCCCCGCTAACTAACCTGGGTGATATGTTGAACACTGGTTTTGACGGTGAATTCAGCTACAAAGCCAAGATTGGTCAGGTGAGTCTGGATACCCGACTGACGGTTTCTTATCTGAAGAATGAGGTTCAGAAAATCGGTAATCAGTCAGGTTACATTACAGGACAGGTATGGGGACCAGAGGGTATGCAGATTACCCGCATCGAAGAAGGGAAACCGATGAACTATTTCTACGGTTACAAAACCAACGGTATCCTGCAGAACCAGGCAGAAGCCGATGCTTACAACTCAAAATACGGTCAAAGTGCTGTCCCGGGCGATGTTCGCTTTGTTGATGCAAACAATGATGGAACCATCAGCGACCTGGACCGCACCATGATTGGTGACCCGACTCCAAGTTGGACATACGGACTGAATATCGGAGCAAGCTACCGTCGATGGGATTTCAACCTGTTCCTGCAGGGCGTAACCGGAAACGATATTTATGACGCTTCGCACCGTTATGACCTGGCTAATGCCAATTATACCACTGATGCATTGAATCGCTGGACCGGTGAGGGTACATCGAATACGCATGCCCGTGTGACGTTGAATGATACCAACCGTAACTATCGTTCGTCTGACGTTTATGTACACAACGGCGATTACCTTCGCATCAAAAACCTACAGATCGGCTATTCATTGCCGACGGGGGCCACCAATTGGTTGCATATCTCCAGACTGAGAATCTATGGTTCAGCACAGAACCTCTACACCATTACCGGTTACAAAGGTTTTGACCCCGAAATCAATGGAGGTATTGACCGTGGTATCTATCCGCAGCCGCGTACCTACATGATGGGTGTAAACCTTACTTTCTAA
- a CDS encoding triple tyrosine motif-containing protein, translating into MMDKRIISVFFVLLLFFGESLQGAIKSIGLPVIKNFTKQEYNAGTQSWAIAQGRDGKLYFANNNGLLQFDGVNWNTYPLPNSSIVRSLLIGDENRVYVGGFNEFGYFHPDQQGCMTYHSMSFHLPDNEKNFGEVWRIYKYKGQLVFQSYTSLMIWDGKAFRILHAGNDELFHFSFKVNDRFWIDNRAKGLQELVNGRLVTLPGMEKIIGQEIWGILPFSGNRYMVATQNKGVFLYNGKEMMPWNTPADKLLKANRVMGIAQIDGGHYAFGTISHGVLITDSKGNIIQDISREEGLQNNTVLSAFVDNDHNLWLGLDNGISQIKINSPLSLIGFNNGVGATYSAAIYKGKIFLATNQGVVYHGWDSNEKIKRLGRFAMMNATRGQAWSLGVFDNILLVGHNAGAFQITNGKPQQISSVIGYWGFKQVPGHPELLIGGHYNGLSLFKKGRQGWKYVNEIEGFKESSRQFEFDDKGNIWMEHGYRGVFRIEISDDYTHVIRTELYGKKEGLPQATNVGIYRLKGSLVFLTTDGVYQYFPGTNSFRKSQTYSGLFGKLTGLSYIREDKRGNIWYFRNNQAGVMQKQPDGTYRSVEMPFRSLSGRFLPTFEFVLPVDEQDVFIGYDDGVAHYDPSFIKSWNNKFYTLISKVSVIKTDSVIFYGNGAQKQVPSIPYRENDLRFYFAAADMENIGHVTYQLKLEGFDDDWNNWSGRTMRDYTNLPEGDYTFMVRGINRYGVESDPATYRFTILPPWHRSVWAYLVYGFLFLLLVWGVYHVVRLKMKRSKEKEAKRQRELYARREEELGRKQLEADKEIIRLRNDKLRNEMVHKEKELANASMEMIQKNKMLIKIKNDLKNATENVIDENLQARLRSILRRIDRQVDNEKQWQVFETHFETVHEDFLTRIKEQFPELSPKELKLCAYLRMNVSSKEIAALMNISVRGVEISRYRLRKKLGLQRHDNLTDFILRF; encoded by the coding sequence ATGATGGATAAAAGGATAATATCCGTTTTTTTCGTATTGCTTTTATTTTTTGGTGAATCGCTTCAGGGAGCGATAAAGAGTATTGGTCTGCCCGTTATTAAAAATTTCACCAAGCAGGAATATAACGCCGGCACGCAAAGCTGGGCTATCGCCCAGGGGAGGGACGGTAAGCTTTATTTTGCCAATAATAACGGGCTTTTACAGTTCGATGGCGTCAATTGGAACACCTATCCCTTACCCAATTCATCCATTGTACGCTCGTTGTTGATTGGCGATGAAAACCGGGTTTACGTCGGCGGCTTCAACGAATTTGGTTATTTTCATCCTGACCAGCAGGGATGCATGACTTATCATTCTATGTCTTTTCATCTTCCGGATAACGAAAAAAACTTCGGCGAGGTTTGGCGTATATACAAATATAAAGGCCAATTGGTTTTTCAGTCATATACCAGCCTTATGATTTGGGATGGCAAAGCGTTCCGGATTTTGCATGCGGGGAACGATGAGCTGTTCCATTTTTCTTTTAAAGTGAATGACCGATTTTGGATCGACAATCGAGCAAAGGGATTACAGGAGCTGGTTAACGGACGGCTGGTTACGCTTCCCGGGATGGAAAAAATAATTGGTCAGGAAATCTGGGGAATATTACCGTTTTCTGGAAACCGGTATATGGTTGCGACACAGAATAAAGGCGTTTTTTTGTATAACGGCAAAGAGATGATGCCTTGGAATACTCCTGCTGACAAGCTTTTGAAGGCAAACCGTGTAATGGGGATAGCCCAAATTGACGGCGGCCACTATGCTTTTGGGACCATTTCTCATGGAGTACTTATTACCGATTCGAAAGGGAATATTATTCAGGATATTAGTCGGGAGGAGGGATTACAAAACAATACGGTTCTCTCTGCTTTCGTCGATAACGATCACAATCTCTGGCTTGGGCTCGATAATGGTATTTCCCAGATAAAAATTAACTCTCCGCTTTCGCTCATCGGTTTTAACAACGGTGTCGGTGCGACTTATTCTGCAGCAATTTATAAGGGTAAAATATTTCTGGCGACTAATCAGGGAGTGGTGTACCACGGCTGGGATTCGAATGAGAAAATTAAGCGTTTGGGACGATTTGCCATGATGAATGCAACCCGTGGCCAGGCTTGGTCGTTGGGCGTATTCGACAACATTTTGCTAGTTGGGCACAATGCTGGAGCGTTTCAAATAACGAACGGAAAGCCGCAACAGATTTCGTCTGTTATCGGATATTGGGGGTTTAAGCAAGTCCCGGGGCATCCTGAGCTGCTGATCGGGGGGCATTATAATGGTTTGTCGCTTTTTAAGAAAGGTCGGCAAGGCTGGAAATACGTAAACGAAATTGAGGGTTTCAAAGAGTCATCACGGCAGTTCGAGTTTGATGACAAGGGAAATATCTGGATGGAACACGGTTATCGGGGGGTTTTCCGGATAGAAATCAGCGATGATTATACACATGTCATTCGTACTGAGTTGTATGGAAAGAAAGAGGGACTGCCTCAAGCCACCAACGTGGGAATTTATCGGTTGAAAGGGAGCTTGGTTTTCCTGACTACCGATGGCGTATATCAATATTTTCCCGGTACGAACAGCTTTCGTAAAAGTCAAACCTATTCCGGGTTATTTGGGAAATTAACCGGATTAAGCTACATCCGGGAAGACAAACGTGGTAACATCTGGTATTTCCGGAATAATCAGGCGGGTGTGATGCAGAAGCAGCCTGACGGAACTTACCGTAGTGTTGAAATGCCTTTTCGGAGTTTGTCGGGAAGGTTTCTTCCTACTTTCGAATTTGTTTTGCCGGTCGATGAGCAGGATGTTTTTATTGGCTATGACGACGGCGTTGCTCATTACGACCCAAGTTTCATTAAATCGTGGAACAACAAGTTTTATACGTTGATTAGTAAAGTGTCGGTTATTAAAACCGATTCGGTGATTTTTTACGGTAACGGGGCGCAAAAGCAGGTCCCATCTATTCCCTACCGGGAAAATGACCTTCGTTTTTATTTCGCAGCTGCCGACATGGAAAACATCGGGCATGTGACTTACCAATTGAAGTTAGAGGGATTTGATGATGACTGGAATAATTGGTCGGGGCGTACCATGCGCGATTACACCAACCTGCCGGAGGGAGACTACACTTTCATGGTACGGGGGATCAACCGTTACGGAGTTGAGAGTGATCCGGCTACGTATCGCTTTACGATATTACCTCCGTGGCACCGAAGTGTGTGGGCTTATCTTGTCTACGGTTTCTTGTTTTTGCTGCTTGTTTGGGGCGTTTATCATGTTGTTCGATTGAAAATGAAACGTTCTAAAGAGAAAGAGGCTAAACGGCAACGGGAACTTTATGCCCGGCGGGAGGAAGAACTGGGACGAAAACAGTTGGAAGCTGATAAAGAAATCATCCGGTTACGGAACGATAAGTTGCGCAATGAAATGGTTCATAAAGAAAAAGAGTTGGCAAATGCTTCAATGGAGATGATTCAGAAGAACAAGATGCTCATCAAAATCAAAAACGATCTCAAGAATGCGACGGAGAATGTAATAGATGAAAATCTACAGGCCCGGCTAAGGAGTATTTTGAGACGCATCGACCGCCAGGTAGACAACGAAAAGCAATGGCAGGTGTTTGAAACGCATTTCGAAACTGTCCATGAAGATTTCCTGACGCGGATAAAAGAGCAATTTCCTGAGCTTTCTCCTAAAGAGCTTAAATTATGTGCTTATCTGCGGATGAATGTTTCCAGCAAGGAAATTGCCGCCTTGATGAATATTTCCGTCAGGGGAGTTGAAATTAGTCGATACCGGTTACGTAAAAAACTGGGCTTGCAACGTCACGATAATCTCACCGACTTTATTCTTCGTTTTTAG
- a CDS encoding co-chaperone GroES family protein, with protein sequence MPTNDLADMTLDIDKKDIAKFILVGDRVLVKPKNPNTQTKSGLYLPPTAVEKEKVQTGYIIKVGPGFPIPAMADEDEPWKDKKEEVKYVPLQAQAGDLAIYLSQSGYEIEFNQEKYVILPHSAILMLVRDEGLFE encoded by the coding sequence GTGCCAACAAACGATTTAGCTGACATGACGCTGGATATTGATAAGAAGGATATTGCGAAATTTATCCTGGTAGGAGATCGGGTATTGGTAAAGCCAAAGAATCCGAATACGCAGACAAAATCCGGGTTATATCTTCCCCCTACTGCTGTAGAGAAAGAAAAAGTACAAACCGGTTACATCATTAAAGTTGGTCCGGGATTTCCTATTCCGGCTATGGCCGACGAAGATGAGCCGTGGAAGGATAAAAAAGAAGAGGTAAAATATGTTCCTCTTCAGGCGCAAGCTGGTGATTTAGCCATCTATCTTAGTCAATCGGGTTACGAAATCGAATTTAACCAGGAAAAGTATGTTATTCTCCCGCACTCAGCGATTCTGATGTTGGTGAGAGACGAAGGCCTTTTCGAATAA
- a CDS encoding serine dehydratase beta chain produces MFRTGNGPSSSHTMGPKKAAKRFLSKTPGASSYQVTLYGSLAATGRGHPTDVPYRKRWVLTE; encoded by the coding sequence ATTTTCCGAACTGGTAATGGCCCCTCGTCCAGTCATACGATGGGACCAAAAAAAGCCGCCAAACGTTTTCTGTCCAAAACACCTGGCGCCTCAAGTTATCAGGTTACGTTATACGGAAGCCTGGCTGCCACTGGCAGGGGCCACCCAACCGATGTGCCATACAGAAAGCGTTGGGTGCTGACAGAATAA
- a CDS encoding endonuclease/exonuclease/phosphatase family protein codes for MRKLLTYFLFLFLTIPVFGQETMNIITYNIRYNNPDDGVNAWPNRKADVIALFKFHKADVFCVQEALHDQIVDLKKGMQTFDYVGVGRDDGKEAGEYSAIFYDTRRYRLQEQGHFWLSETPDKPGLGWDAACVRICSWAKLRDQENNQSFFVFTTHFDHVGGKAREESAKLIYKKVQELGGGRLPVFLTGDFNLAPEANAIGLIRSQWKDSRLATLSPPYGPVGTFEGFDFNSPLKDRIDYIFVTDKVRVLRYGVLSDSKEQRYPSDHLPVLVEAKFID; via the coding sequence ATGCGAAAACTCCTGACTTACTTTCTTTTTCTTTTTCTGACCATACCGGTTTTTGGGCAGGAAACAATGAACATCATCACTTACAATATCCGGTATAATAATCCCGATGACGGAGTGAATGCCTGGCCCAACCGGAAAGCGGATGTTATTGCTCTTTTTAAATTTCATAAAGCAGACGTTTTTTGTGTGCAGGAGGCTTTGCACGATCAGATTGTCGATTTGAAAAAGGGCATGCAGACTTTTGATTACGTGGGTGTTGGTCGTGATGATGGCAAAGAAGCCGGCGAATATTCAGCAATTTTTTACGATACCCGCCGTTACCGGTTGCAGGAGCAGGGACACTTTTGGTTGTCGGAAACTCCCGATAAGCCTGGATTGGGATGGGATGCAGCGTGCGTAAGGATTTGTTCCTGGGCCAAGCTGAGGGATCAGGAGAACAACCAGTCCTTTTTCGTTTTTACCACTCATTTCGATCATGTCGGGGGAAAAGCCCGGGAAGAATCGGCGAAACTGATTTACAAAAAAGTGCAGGAACTTGGAGGCGGCCGGTTACCGGTTTTTCTGACCGGAGATTTTAACCTGGCCCCCGAAGCCAATGCGATTGGCTTAATTCGCAGTCAGTGGAAAGACTCGCGCCTGGCGACACTTTCGCCACCTTACGGTCCGGTTGGCACGTTCGAGGGATTTGATTTCAACTCACCGTTGAAGGACCGGATCGACTATATTTTTGTCACCGATAAGGTGAGGGTGTTGCGTTATGGCGTTCTCTCCGATTCAAAGGAGCAACGCTATCCGTCTGATCATCTTCCCGTACTGGTGGAGGCCAAATTTATTGATTGA
- a CDS encoding alpha/beta hydrolase, whose product MEKRILTLLALFVAVVVSAQTRYKDEIATNYTRQTYTYAVKDGQELKMDIYFPEGDKTTDRAAWIHVHGGGFSGGSRDGKSDVNLCTHLAKKGYVTASISYRLTRKQDGFGCEVPADKKMETFRKAVSDLRSATAFMLKNNAKFGIDTSRIIISGSSAGAETVLNAAYRPVTQWVEGKQELPTGFRYAGVISFAGAMVNAANITDETAIPTMMFHGTADKLVPYTTAPHHYCSVDSPGYMMLDGSYTIANRLRKLGKTYWLETRCGAGHEMSGLPMTQSVGDIVDFAYNYIIWDKKAQIHTIDKSPNYKKGGSLYDFCDN is encoded by the coding sequence ATGGAAAAAAGAATACTGACCTTGCTGGCGTTGTTCGTCGCGGTCGTTGTATCGGCGCAAACCCGCTACAAAGATGAAATTGCAACGAATTACACCAGGCAAACGTACACCTATGCCGTGAAAGACGGCCAGGAATTGAAAATGGATATCTATTTCCCGGAAGGGGATAAAACGACTGACCGGGCGGCCTGGATCCATGTTCATGGCGGCGGATTTTCCGGCGGAAGCCGCGATGGCAAAAGCGATGTGAATCTTTGCACCCATTTGGCAAAGAAGGGGTATGTAACCGCCTCTATTTCGTACCGGTTAACCCGGAAGCAAGACGGTTTTGGTTGCGAAGTCCCGGCCGATAAAAAGATGGAAACCTTCCGGAAGGCGGTGAGTGATTTGCGCAGCGCTACGGCTTTTATGCTGAAGAATAACGCAAAATTCGGTATCGATACCAGCCGCATTATTATTTCGGGAAGTAGTGCGGGTGCCGAAACCGTTTTGAATGCTGCATACCGTCCGGTTACGCAATGGGTGGAAGGGAAACAGGAATTGCCTACCGGATTCCGTTATGCGGGAGTGATTTCTTTTGCAGGCGCTATGGTGAATGCTGCCAACATTACGGACGAAACAGCCATTCCAACAATGATGTTTCACGGAACGGCTGATAAGCTCGTGCCTTATACTACCGCACCGCATCACTACTGTAGCGTCGACAGCCCGGGTTACATGATGCTGGATGGTTCGTATACCATTGCCAACCGCTTGCGTAAACTGGGGAAAACTTACTGGCTGGAAACCCGCTGCGGCGCAGGCCACGAAATGTCGGGATTGCCTATGACCCAATCGGTGGGTGACATTGTCGATTTTGCTTACAACTACATCATTTGGGATAAAAAGGCGCAGATTCATACCATCGACAAGAGTCCGAACTACAAAAAAGGCGGTTCCCTTTACGATTTTTGCGACAACTAA